The genomic region ATGGGACAGTCCCCTGGCCACGACGACCACGCGGACCTCGGCGATGGCGTGCGTGTTGAGCACGAGCGGCTCGTCCGGCAGGGGGACGGCAGGGAGCCCCGGAGGCTCTTCTGTCTGGTCCTGCTGCATCGCGGCGCCGGCCGGCGCGACGAGCAGCAGTGCGCCGGCCAGCGCGATGCAGGGGGCGAGGCGACGGCAGGCGGTCGGTGTGCTGTACATGATGGCGACCTCCAGGCGGCTTGACAGACCCGCGGCTCATTCTACCGAAGCCGTCGTTGCTGCGCGGGTTCGGCTCGATCGTGCAAGCGCGGCTGCTACGCAGGCGCGAGGCGGTATGTTGCCGGCATTCGGCAGTCGATATCCGGCCTTGCCAGCAGGTAGAGTGAGCAGATGATGACGATGAACGACTGTCGGCTCCCGGCCGGGGTCGTGGCCAGCATGACGCTTGCCAGTGTCCTCGGCGCCTGCCAGGCTCCCGCTCCGGGAGTGGACCCCGCGGCGCACGACGCGGCGGCTGGTTCGGCAGGAACCGCCGAGCCGGTGGACCCGCCGGCGAGCTTCATCGGAACCTGGAGGCTGGCGCGGGTTGAACGCTACGACCAGACCGGGGCGCCGCTTTCCCACCTCATGCATCCGACGATCGGCCTGGCGCCGACGCTCGGGTTCGTGATGTTCGACGGCGAGCGGATGGCGATGGTCATGCAGGAGGAAGTCGACCCGGCGGGCGCGGACAGTGGGTCCGCGTCCGACGACGTGCTGGACGCTGTCGAGCGCTACACCTCGTACTTCGGTCCCTACGTGGTCGACGAGGCGCGAGGCTTCGTGTCGCAGCGGATCGCGGGCAGTCTCAACCCGCGCCTGACCGGCGGCCGGCTCGAGCCGTTCTACGAGTTCGACGCCGACCAGCTCGTGCTGTTGCCCGGGCGGCAGTGTCCGGACTCGTACGTCACGGATCGCGGATGCGCCTACGGCACCACCGGCATCGAGTTGCGCAACGTCTGGGAGCGGCTCCCGCCGACGGCGGACAGCGATGACGAAACGAGGCCGTTCCTCGGGTTCTGGGAGATCGACCGGATCGAGCGGCGGACCGTCGACGGTACGGCGTTGCCGACCGGGCAGTTCGCCGCCGGCTACCTCATCTACATGCCCTCCGGCTACATGGCGGTGCATCTGATGCGACCCGATCGACGGCCCTACGAGGGGCCCCGGCCGACGGTGCTGGAGGCCCACGCCGCGATGGAGAGCTACGCCAGCTACTTCGGTCCCTTCAGCGTCGACGCCGGGGAGGGGGTCGTCGTGCACCATCGCGCGGGCCATCTCGATCCGGCCGGCATCGGCGTCGAGGCGCCCCGCGCCTTCGAGTTCCGCGACGGCCAGCTCATCCTCCGGCCGCCGGTCGCGACGATCGACGGGCGGGAGGTGCAGACCAGCGTTTTCTGGAACCGGCTCGGCACGCTCGATCCCGAAGCGGGACAGGATCGGTGACGGTGGCGGAGACCTGCCGTGCGTGACGGTTCCCTGAGCGATTGGTGGGACGGGACCGCCTGCCATACAATGCGGTCCGACACGCACCGGGCGGGGTCCGCGCTCGCGCGGAGCCGGCTGCGGTGCCGACTTCCGGGAATCTTCCACAGGGGGATCGTGATGCGTACATTGGTACTCGCTCTCATCATCGGCTTCAGCTTCCTCGGCGTGGCCAACGCCGGCCAGGATGATCCGCCGGCGCCGTGCGGCCCGGCCGCCCAGTTGCCGGCCGAGCTGTCCAACAACGTGGGCGCCGACGCGCGCTGCTTCGAGATTCGCATGTACACGGCCCGTCCGCCCGTGGACGGCAACGGCGGCATCGACGAGCTGCACCAGCGGTTCCGCGACGGCGAGGTCGCCATCTTCGAGAAGCACGGCGCCGAGATCATCGCCGTGTGGCAGAACCTCGACAATCCGAACCGGCTGGTCTGGATGCTGGCCTATCGCGATCGCGCCCACCGGGAAGAGGTCTGGGCCGCGTTCCGCGACGATCCGGAGTGGGACGCGCTCCTCGCGAAGTACCCCGCGCCGCTCGAGGGGATCGAGGTCTTCATGCTGAGCTCCAGCGACTACTCCAAACTCAAGTAGTTCGAAGTCGAGCGCTGTTCCCGCGAAACGGGACGATACGTTGCGATACGGGCCGTCGTGGGCGCCACGGCGGCCCGTTCGCCGTTTCGGGAACCCTCTTCAACCTGGGTTACCCGTTCATTCGAGCTTGCCCGGTCAACGGGCTTGGCCGGCAACGGAACCTCCGCCCCGTCTGCCTCCTGCTGCGTTCAACCCGGCCCAGGTTCCATGACCAGGATCGCCGCGTCGCATGTCTCGCTGCTCGCCGTGCTCATGGTCCTGCTCGGGGAGTGCCCGGTCGCTGCCGACGACGTCCAGTCCTGGACGGAGGTCGAGGTCGGCGTCCTGGCGTCCGACCGGATCGATTGGACCGTCGGCGGCGTCGCCCGCATCCGGGATTCTCTGGGGAGCGTGTACGACCGACGAGCCCGGACCGACGTGGAGTTCACGCTGAGCGACCTGGCAAGCGTGACGCTCGGCTACATCCTGCTGAACCGGACACCGGCCGGCCTCGGCTCCGGCCACGCCTGGGATCACCGCCTGCACGCCGGACTGTCGTATCCGCTGCTGCGGCGGGGCGTCCGGGTAGAGGGCACCACGCTCTACGAGCGCCATGTCGGCAGGCGGGACAGCGGCGACTTCAACCGCTACCGCCAGCAGGTGGAGATCGAGCGCCCGAGCGCGCGCGTGTCGCCATGGCTCTACCAGTCGCTGGCCTTCGAGCGCCAGGGCTTCGTGCGGTCACGGTCTCGGGCCGGGGTTCGCTGGCGTCTCGGGTCCGGGCACTCCTTCATAGGCGCCTACCAGTTCGAACGGCGCAGGTCCGGCGCGACCTGGCGGCCGCGGCACGCCGTCCTGTCGGAGTGGAGTCTCGATCTGGCCGCGAGACGGACCTCCGTTCGCTAGTGGGAAACGGGGTGACCGTTATCGCCCCACCGCCGCGCGCTCCTCGTTGGTCGGAGGCCGCGATCCGACCCCGATGCTGACGAACATGCGGACGCCTTGCTCGTATCGCTCCGAGAGATTGGCGATACCGTTGATGCCGGCGGGCAGGCCGAACTCCCGGGCCGCGTCGATCACGGTGTCGAGACCGGCGTCGACCGCCGCCTGGTCGCCGGCGTACGAGACGCTCATGTCGCCGGATCCGGCCCAGAGGATCGCGCCGATGTTGCGCTCGCTGAGCGCCCGCGCGATGGCGCGCACGTTCTCAACGCCGGTTCGGTTCTCGATGATGAAGATCGGAATGAGACTCCCGGCCGGGTCGAGCTGCCAGATATCGGCCCGCTGCCGATACTCGCCGCCCGACAGGCCCCAGTAGCGGGCGGCTATCGCCGGGCTGGATCCCCGGATGCCGACAGGCTCGAGGTCCTCGACGCCGGGCGCCTGCGGATACCGCATCGACCGCACGGCGTGCAGCACCTGGTCGACGGTTTCCGTGTGCGGGAAGACCAGTCCGTGCACGCCGGTGTCGAGAACGTTCTTGGCGACCCACTCGTTCATCTCGCGCGAGTTGACCGGCATGCGCACGAAGACGGTCTTCGTCGCCGTAAGGCCTTCCTCGGCGATGACGCGGCGGTCGAGCAGCCATTGCAGGTACCTGGTCAGTCGCGGGATGTCGAAGGGGGTGTGCTCGAGGTCGTAGACGACGAAATCGAATGCCCGGTCGGCGGCATGGCCGACGGCGGATTCGCGGTCGCTGCCGATGCCCAGATAGTTGACGAACTGTCCGAAGATCGGCTTTTCCGCGTCGAGCAGCGGAAGCACGTTGTTCACCGGAACCTGCTGGCCGAGAACCGTGGGGCCGGCCAGGGTGCCGGCGGCGAGGAAGAGAACGACGGCGCTGAGAAATCTGCCTGATTGCATGAAACCTGCTCCTCGGGGTCGGCGGTCGGGGTGCCGAGAGGGTAGGCTATGTGAACCACTCGATGACGTGCAACGCGGTGACTTGGCAGCCCGGGCGAACTGCTGGAGGTTCCCATGATCGTCGACACCAACCGGCGCCGGTTCCTGCAGACGCTCGCGGTCGGCGGCGTCGTCCACCCGATCCTGTCCGGCCGTGCCGCCGGGGTGCAGTCGCACCCTGGCCAAGGGGCGGAGGCGCTCTGGGAGGAGGTGCGCCGGCAGTTCGCGTTCCGGGACGAACGCGTGCCGATGAATGCCGCCAACCTGTGTCCGTCGCCGCGCGTGGTGGCCGATCGGGTGCGCGAGCTGACGCGTGATATCGACGTCGACTGCTCGTTCCCCAACCGCGCGAAGTTCGGTCCGCTGCTCGAGAAGTCGCGCGAAGCCGTGGCCGCGCAGCTCGGGGTCACCGCGGACGAGATCGCGCTCGTGCGCAACACGAGCGAGGCGAACAACGTCGTCAACGCGGGCGTTCCGCTCGACGCCGGAGACGAAGTGGTGGTGTGGGATCAGAATCACCCGACCAACAACGTCGCCTGGGAGGTGCGCGCGGCCCGCTACGGGCTCGCCGTGAAGAAGGTGACGACGCCGGTCGCGCCGTCGGGCGTGGACGAGTTGGTCGGCGTGTTCGAGCGCGCGCTGACCCCGCGGACTCGGGTTCTCGCTCTGACGCACGTCTCCAACGTGAGCGGCCTGCGGCTCCCGGTGCGCGAGCTGTGCGAAATGGCTCACCGGCGCGGGATTCACGTGCACGTCGACGGGGCGCAGAGCTGGGGTGCGCTCGACGTCGATCTGCGTGATCTCGGCTGCGACTCGTTCACCGGCAGCGCGCACAAGTGGTTCATGGGGCCGAAAGAGGTCGGGCTGCTCTATGTCCGCGCGGATCGAGTGGAGGAGATCTGGCCGAGCATCGTCGCTCCGAGCTGGGGCGGCGCCGTGGAGCCCCGGACGAAGGGCGCGCGGAAGTTCGAGTCGCTGGGGCAGCGCGACGACGCGGCGCTGGCCGCGGTCGGCACCACGGTGGCGTTCCATGACCGGCTCGGGATGAAGCGCGTCGAGGCGCGCGTGGTCGAGCTGGCGACCATGCTCAAGGCCGGGCTCGATGACGCCGGTTTCGAGCTGGTGACGCCATTGGAGCCGGCGCTGAGCGGTGGCGTCGCCATCGCGCTGGTGGACTCGGCGCGACGCGGCGCGTTCGTGGACGCGTTGTACGAGCGCCACGGCATCGCCTGCGCCGCCACCGGCGGCCTGCGCATCTGCCCGCACGTCTACAACACCGCCGAGCACGTGGCCCGCGCGGTTTCCGGCGCTCGGGCGTTGCGCGAGGAGCGCTTCTAGGGAGCACCGCCAAGTCGCTGGCTGGGTCTTTCTCCGACGCTCCGGGAGGCGCAGGGAACGGACCACCGGGCTGTTAGGCTTGACGCGTGGAGCGTGAGGAGTTGCTCGACCTGCTGCGCGCCCTGGAGGGACGAATAGGATGGCTGTCGAGCGTTTCCGATCTATCGAAGAGATGAACGCGGCGCGGGTACGGACCGGGTCGGACGACGGATTCGAGCGGTTCATACGTCACTGTGCGCGGTACCGGTCCATGGCGCCGCACGTGCGTCCGCGCGGCGTGTTCAGGTTCCGGAGCCTGGAGGAGGCGCAACGCGCCCGCCGGTCCCGCCATTCTGCGTCCGTGCGATCCGACCAGGACGCCGAGGCGACCGACTGAGCGCGACGAACCACCTCCGTATAATCTTGCAGTCGAATCCGTTCGAGGGAGTGAGGTCCATGCGCAAGCTGAGAATCATCGGTAGCGTCGGGGCGGTCGCCATGTTGGCGGCCGGGATGTTGGCTAGCGTTCTGGTCGGGGGCGCGTACGCCGACGAGATCGAGGTGAACGTGCTGTCGGGTCGTCCGGACACGGTGAGCGGCGGCGACGCGCTGCTGCAGATCGACGTCCCGGCGGACCTGACGTTGTCCGACGTTCGCGTGGCGGTCAATGGAACCGATGCGACCGGGACGTTTCGCGCCGATGCCGACCTGCACCGGCTGGTGGGCATCGTCGACGGGCTGTCGCACGGAGCCAACGAGGTGTCGGTGACCGTGGCTGGCGACGACGCCGCGGCGGCGCTGGAGCTCGTCAACCATCCGGTCGAGGGCCCGGTTTTGTCCGGACCGCACGAGCAGCCGTTCGTCTGCGAGACCGATGCGTTCGAGTTGCCGTCGGGCGAGACGCTGGGTGTCCCGTTGGACGAGAACTGCTCGGTCGCGCGCCGTGTGGACTACGCCTACCGCGCGGCGGACGGCACGCTGATGCCGCTGGCCGATCCGGACGCGCTGCCCGCGGACGCGACTACGGCGACGACGCTGACCGGCGCCGAGGTGCCCTACGTCGTCCGCGTCGAGACCGGCACCATCAACCGCGCCGTCTACCAGATCGCGATGCTGCACGCGCCGGGCGCCGGGGATCCGGGCCTGGACGCGTGGACCGCGTCGCCGGGCTGGAACCGCCGCCTCATTTATACGTTCGGCGGTGGCTGCGTGAACGGCTGGTACCGCCAGGGGGCGAGCACCGGCGGCGTCACCGACGACGTCATGCTGCGCCAGGGCTACGCGGTGGCGTCGGCGAGCCTGAACGTCTACGGGAACAACTGCAACGACCTGCTGGCCGCCGAGACGATGATGATGGTGAAGGAGCGGTTCATCGAGGCCTACGGCCCGCCGCGCTACACCATCGGCTGGGGCTGCTCCGGCGGCTCGTATCAGAACCATCAGATCGCCGACAACTATCCCGGCCTGCTCGACGGCATCATCCCGGGCTGCAGCTTCCCGGACGTCGGCTTCGGAACCGTACCGATGGTCACCGACGCGCGGCTGCTGGATCGGTACTTCCGGGAGACGTCCGTGCCGTTCACCGAGGAGCAGAAACGGGCCGTCGCCGGGTTCCTGAACCTCGCGACGATGCCGAACGTGTCAGTCAACGCCGGCCGGGTCCAGGTGGGCGAGTTCTGCCCCGACGTGTTGCCGGAGGAACTCCGCTATCACCCGACCGACAACCCGGAGGGCGCCCGCTGCGACGTCTACAGCCACTACGTGAACGTCTACGGCCGGGACGCCGAGACGGGCTTTGCGCGGCGGCCGCTCGACAACGTCGGCGTGCAGTACGGGCTTGGAGCGCTCGAGGACGGCGACATTACGACGGCGCAGTTTCTCGATCTGAACCGGCACATCGGTGGCTTCGACCAGGACGGCGGCTTCCAGGCGGAACGGACCGTTGCGGACCCGGAGGCCGTGCGCCTGGCCTACGAGACGGGACGGCTGACCAGCGGCGGCGGCGGACTGTCCGACACGCCGATCATCGACTACCGCGCCTACAGCGACGATCGCGAAAACGGCGACGTGCACGTCCGCTACCACTCGTTCTCGATGCGCGAGCGTCTGCGCAAGGCCAACGGGCGCACCGACAACCACGTGATGCTGACCGAGGACGACCGCTACGGCCTCTACAGCAGCAGCAGCCCGGTGCTGCGCGGCGCGCTGGCGCAGATGGACCGGTGGCTGGCGAATCTCGAGGCGGGGGACAAGGACGGCTCGCGGATCGACGCGGTGGCAGGGGCCAGGCCGGCCGAGCTGGTCGACGCCTGCTGGACGCGGGAGGACGATTCGACCCGTATCGTCGAGGAGCAGGTGCGCGGCAGCGGTCGCTGCGAGGATCTGTATCCGTCGGCGCCGGCGCCGCGGGAGGTGGCCGGGGCGCCGCTCGCCAGCGACGTCATCAAGTGCGAGCTGAAGCCGATCGACCTGGGCGACTATGGCGCGACGTTCACGGCGGAGCAGGAGGCGGAGTTGCGCGAGATCTTCGACGCCGGCGTCTGCGACTGGACGCAGCCGGGGGTCGGCCAGACCGGCCTGCAGGGAACCTGGTTGAAGTACTGACGGGGACCCGATACCCGCATCCGTTGTCTGCGTCGCTGCAACGGCGCAGACGCCGGGTGTGGATCGGTTCGGAGGGGGAGCGGAGCCGGCCGGCGACGATTGCGGGCTTGCGAGGGAAGTGGAAATGCGTGCGATGCCAATCGGATGGGCCGCGTTGGCCGGCGTCGTCGTTGCCGTGTCGGGCGGTGGGCTGCCGGGGACCGCGCATGCCGTGGCCGACGGTCCGCCGATTGTCGCCGCGGCCGAGGCCGGGGACGCGGGTGCGGTGCGTGACCTGCTGGCAGCCGGGGCGGACGTCGACGCCGCGTCGGTCGACGGCGCGACGGCCCTGCACTGGGCCGTGCATCGGGATCTACCGGAGCTCGTGCAGTTGCTGGTCGATGCCGGCGCCGATCCGAGCGTGTCGAACCGCTACGGCGTGCAGCCCCTCGCGCTGGCCGCCACCAACGGGAGCGCCGTGGTTCTCGAGCGGTTGCTCGACGCCGGCGCCGACCCCAACGCGTCGATGCCGGGCGGGGAAACCGCGCTGATGACCGCGGCGCGGGCCGGACCGCCGGACGCCGTGCGCGTGCTGCTGCGCGCCGGTGCGGATCCGAACGCGCGGGACGACGTCGGCGGCCAGACCGCGGTGATGTGGGCGGCGGCGCGGAACAACGCGCCGGCGGTGCATGCCCTGGCGGAGCTGGGCGCCGACCTGCACGTCCGGACCACGGGGCCGCCGTCCCCGCCGAGCCTGAGCTACTTCCGGAGCCCGGAGCCCACCTCGTTCACCGCGCTCCTCTTCGCGGTCCGGGCCGGGGCCATCGACGCGGTGCGCGCCCTGCTCGACGCCGGGGCCGACATCGACGACACGCTGTCGGACGGGCGGAGCGCGCTGGTGGTGGCGGCGGCGAATGCGCACTGGGAGCTCGCCGACTACCTGCTCGATCGCGGCGCCGACCCCAACCTGGCCGGCGCCGGCTGGAACGCGTTGCACCAGACGGTGCGCACCCGTCGGCCGAACCCCAGCGGCGGGCTCGCCGGACCGATTCCGACGGGCCGCGTCGACAGCATCGACGTCGTCCGCAAGCTCATCGCCCGCGGCGTCGACGTCGACGCGCGCATGATGGCCAACGGCATGAAGGACGGCCAGCGCAGCCGCCTCAACCGGCTTGGCGCGACCGCGTTCTTCCTGGCCGCGAAGAACACCGATGTCGAGGCGATGCGGGTGCTGATCGAGGCCGGCGCCGACCCGCGCATCCCGAGTGCCGACGGTACGACACCGCTGATGGTGGCGGCGGGCATCGCCATCTTCATTCCGGGCGAGGACGGCGGGTCGCTGCCCGGGCAGGAAGACGAGGTGTTCGAGGCGGTCCGGATGTGCGTCGAGCTCGGCGCCGACGTCGACGCCACGAACTTCCGCGGCGAGACCGCGCTGCACGGGGCGGCGTTTCGCGGCGTCAACCGCCTCGTCGACTACCTCGCGGAGCAGGGGGCGGCCCTCGATGCGCGGACCGTCGAGGGGTGGACGCCGCTCGCCGTCGCCAACGGGCTCAGCTACTCCGACTTCTTCAAGGCGCAGGCGCACACCGCCGATCGTCTGCGCGAGCTGATGGCGGCCCGCGGGCTGTCCACCGAGGGGCACGTCGTCGACCCCCTCGTCTGTCTCGACTGCTACCAGACGCGTCCCGACCAGGTGCGCGACGCCCGCGAGCGCGACCGGCGCATGGCGGCCGCGCTCGCGGCGGCCGTGGGGTACGACCGCAAGGACCCCTAGATGGCCGACCGTCGCGCCGGGACCCCGGAACAGCCGTCAGGCGGAGCGAAGGCATAGAGATGCGCAAGGCAGGCATCGCGCTCGTGGCGCTGGCCGTGCTCGGCTGGCTGTTCTGGCGGACGGTGCAGAGCAGCCTGGCGGAGCCCTACGTCGTCGACGCCGGGATGGTTGCGGAGTGGACGCTCGCGTTGCGTGGGCCGATGCAGCCGGGCGCCGGCCTGCTCGTGCTGCAGCCGTCGGATCAGCTTCGCGCCGAGCTCTTCCAGCAGATCTTCAATCGCACCATGGAGTCGATGACCTCGCCGACCGTGGCGGCGATGCCGCTCGTGCTGCACGCCGAGTACCGCGACGCGCTCGGGAGCGTGCTCGCGCCGCCGGACGTGCTGCAGGTGGCCGAGGAGTCGGGCGTAGCGGCCGCCGCTCCGGCGCCGGTCTGCATCGGTGTCGTCCGGCGCGCAGGCGCCGGCACGACCCGGCAGCTCTACTACGCCATCTTCGACGCGCCCGAGGTCGGCCGTTTCCGTCAGGCGCTGGCGCGCCGCTACGCGGAGGCCGGCGGCACCGCGGCGTTCGAACCGGACGGGTTTCCGCTCGTGGTGCCCATCGCCGCCTCCGACGCGGATTTCACGAGCTGGTGGCCGCTGGACGTCAGCGCCGAGTCCGACTGCCTGGCTCCGCTGGTCACCGGGTAGCGGTGGACCACAGGGTCACGTCAGGAAAGCTCGCAGGACCGGCGGCGCCTCTATCCTGATTCCATCCCGCCGGGCTCGCTACCCGGCTCACAGGTTCGACCGCAGCTTTTACAAGTTCATTACAACTTTGACGCCTCGTTGATGACATTTACATCCGTCGGGGTCACCATCGGCGCATGTACGTGAATCCGCGATGTGCGAGTGATGGAGGTCGGGCCGACGGGCCGGGAGATGAACGTGCTTCGGCATCCTGGCTCTCGCTTCTGCCGGCGCCGCAACTGTATCCGGCCGGGACCGTGCTCGTGCAGCAGGGCTGCGAGCCGTACGAGATCTTCTTCGTCGAGGACGGCCTGGCGAAGCTCGTGCGGATCGATGCGGGCGGCCGCGAGCAGATTCTGGGACTGCGGGGCGCGGGTTGGTTTCTGGGAGCGGCCTTCGTCCTGGTCCGGCGGTCGCATGCCGCGAGCGCGGTCGCGCTGACCTCGTGCACCGTGCGCCGGCTGTCGCAGGACGCCTTTCTGGCCCTGTTGGCGGAGCATCCGGATCTGTCCTGGCACGTCCACCGGATGCACAGCCGCGAGGTCCTCAGCCAGTTCCATCACATGTCGGATCTGGGCGCCAAGACCTCGCGCCAGCGCCTGGAACGGATTCTGCGGCGACTCGCGACGCTGTCGAGTCCCGACGGAAGCGGAGAGGAGGTGCGTCTGTTGCTGCCGCTGAAGCGCTGGGAGCTGGCCAGCCTCATCGCCGTCACGCCGGAGCACCTCAGCCGATTGCTGAAGCGGCTGCGCGAGGACGGCGTCATTCGTGTCCAGCAGGGGTGGATCGTGATCCCGGAGGTGCAGCGGCTCGCCGCCGACGGCGCCCAGGAGTTCGGTGTCCTCACCACGGCGGTTGCCGCCGGCGCGCCGGACGCAACCGCCGCCCAGGTCTGCTGACCGCCGGCCTGGTGTCTCGGATGCCGGCCGCGGGGAGAGGGGCCGGCCACCGGTGGTATCGTCGGCGCGGGAGAGATCGTCATGCACAGATTCGGACTGTTTCGGGGGCGTTGGCGCCCGGATGTGGCTGTCGTGCTCGTGCCGCTGCTCGCCATCCTGGTGCTGCAGTACCTGTCGAGCCGGCGGCTGGCGGAGGTGGAGCTCATCGCCCACCAGACCACGATCGCGCGGTACCTGGACGCCGTGACGGCCGACGTGCGGCAGATGTACGAGGACGCGGCGCGCAAAATGCTGGACATCCCGGCCGACGTGCTGGCCGCGAAGCGGTTCGACGACATCGGTCGGCACTTCGACGCGGTCGACACGTCGGCGGCCAGATTGCTGTTCGCCGCGACGCTCGACGGCTGCCTGTGCCTGACGCGGTACTACGATCCGACCGCCGGCACGATGAGCATCGGCGCCGAGCCCGACGTCGAGGTGGTGGTGCTGCGCGCCAGCACGCTGCTGCGCCTGCGGCAGCAGCAGTGGCTCGATCTCGACGTGTCCGGGTTGGACGTCGACGAGGCGGATCCCGCCAATCGGGTCGTCTACCGTTTCGTCACCGGCGCCGGCGGGAACGCAATCGGCCTCGTCGGTTTCGTGCTGGACGCGGATCGGTTCGAGGGCGAGTACCTGCCGCGGGCAATCGAGGAAAGGCTGGATCTGCTCGCCGGCGGGGTGCCCGACAACCTGATAGTGCGCGTGTCCGACCCTGGCGGACGTGTCGTGACGGCCACCCACGACGGCGCCGGACAGGCCGACGTGCTGGCGGCGCGGTTCGACTTCGTGTTTCGGGACTGGGAGCTGTCCGCGCGCAGCCGTCACACGGCCGCCGCGCGGATTCTCGAGTCGAATGCGTTCTCGAGCTGGGCGCTGACCGTGACGATGTCCGTCTCGGTGATCGTCGGCGTGCTGCTGACGTGGCGTGCGGCGGGCCGGGAGCGGCGTCTCTCCCGAATACGGAACGCGTTCGTGGCCAACGTGTCCCATGAGCTGCGCACGCCGCTGGCGTCGATAGCGGTGTTCGGCGAGTTCCTGCGCTGCGGGCGCGTCACGTCGCCGGAGAAGATCGTCGAGTACGGCGGCCACATCGAGCACGAGAGCAATCGCCTGCGCCACCTCATCGACAACGTTCTGGACTTCGCGCGCATCGAGTCCGCGGCGGTGGAGTACCGCCGGGAGGACGCGGCAATGGAGGACCCGGTCGGAGCCGCCGTCAGCGCGGTGGATGCGCGCCGCGAACGGGACGGCTTCACGATCCTGGTGACCTGCCCCGATACCCTGCTGCCGGCGGTCCGCATCGACGAAGAAGCCATGACGCGGGTCTTCGTCAATCTGCTCGACAACGCGATGAAGTACTCGGGACGATCACGTCGGATCCGCGTGGATCTGACCTGTCGCGACGAGGGCGTCGCCGTGGCCGTGACCGATTTCGGCATGGGGGTCGCGCCCGAGGAGCAGGAGCGGATCTTCGATCGGTTCTACCGGACCACCGCGCCGGCCGACGATGGTGTAGCCGGTACCGGCCTCGGGCTGGCGATCGTCCGGCAGGTCGTGCAGGCGCACGGCGGGCGGGTGGAGGTCGACAGCCGCCCGGGCCGCGGGGCGACCTTCACCGTGGTGATTCCGGCGGCCGGGGCGTCGGCGGTCCGCGACGACGTCGGCGTTTCGAGCGCGGAAGACGGCCCAGGGATGGAAGCCGGGGCACGGGCCTGAACGCACCGGACAGAGGGCCGTGAGCAGAATCCTGATTGTCGAGGACGATCGTTCCCTGGCGACTGCGCTGTCGGAGGGGTTGCAGTACGAGGGCCATGTGACGTTGCTGGCGCGCGACGGCGCCGCCGGTCTGCGTCTGGCGGGCCAGGGAGGAATCGATCTCGTCATTCTCGACGTCATGCTGCCCGAAGTGAACGGCGTCGACGTCTGTCGGAGGTTGCGATCGCGCGGGAGCACGATTCCGATCGTCATGCTCACCTCGAAGAGCCAGGAGCTCGACAAGGTCGTCGGCCTGAAGGCGGGGGCGGACGACTACATCACGAAGCCGTTCAGCTTCATGGAGCTCCTCGCGCGCGTTGAGGCCGTCCTGCGCCGCTCGCGACGGTTCGCGGAGCAGGCCCATACCTACGCGTTCGGAGACGTGACGCTGAACTTCAGGACTCGCGAGGTCACCAAAGGGGAGCGGCTCCTGGCGTTGCAGCCGCGCGAGTTCCGGCTGCTCGAGTACTTCATCGAGCATCGCGGCGAGGTGGTGGGGCGGGATCAGCTCCTGGACTCGGTCTGGGGCCACGGCGCGGTCTCGCCGCTCACCCGTACCGTCGACATGCACATCGCCAAGCTGCGCCAGAAGATAGAAGACGACTCGTCGGATCCTCGCTGGATCGTCACCGTGCACCGCGTCGGCTACCGGTTCACCGGATAGCGCCCGCCAAACCCGCGGGGCTCCCTGTTCGGCCCCATCATCCCCACCGGCCGTTTTGTTCAGGGCCACGCAAGCAGGAGATCACCTGTGCTCGCGCGGCGTACGCGATGGCGTTGCGTCGACTGCCGTGACAATTGACGCATGTCATCGAACCGGCTGACCGGATGCAATGCCTTCTCCCGG from Acidobacteriota bacterium harbors:
- a CDS encoding Crp/Fnr family transcriptional regulator, with translation MYVNPRCASDGGRADGPGDERASASWLSLLPAPQLYPAGTVLVQQGCEPYEIFFVEDGLAKLVRIDAGGREQILGLRGAGWFLGAAFVLVRRSHAASAVALTSCTVRRLSQDAFLALLAEHPDLSWHVHRMHSREVLSQFHHMSDLGAKTSRQRLERILRRLATLSSPDGSGEEVRLLLPLKRWELASLIAVTPEHLSRLLKRLREDGVIRVQQGWIVIPEVQRLAADGAQEFGVLTTAVAAGAPDATAAQVC
- a CDS encoding lipocalin-like domain-containing protein, with product MMTMNDCRLPAGVVASMTLASVLGACQAPAPGVDPAAHDAAAGSAGTAEPVDPPASFIGTWRLARVERYDQTGAPLSHLMHPTIGLAPTLGFVMFDGERMAMVMQEEVDPAGADSGSASDDVLDAVERYTSYFGPYVVDEARGFVSQRIAGSLNPRLTGGRLEPFYEFDADQLVLLPGRQCPDSYVTDRGCAYGTTGIELRNVWERLPPTADSDDETRPFLGFWEIDRIERRTVDGTALPTGQFAAGYLIYMPSGYMAVHLMRPDRRPYEGPRPTVLEAHAAMESYASYFGPFSVDAGEGVVVHHRAGHLDPAGIGVEAPRAFEFRDGQLILRPPVATIDGREVQTSVFWNRLGTLDPEAGQDR
- a CDS encoding NIPSNAP family protein, which produces MRDGSLSDWWDGTACHTMRSDTHRAGSALARSRLRCRLPGIFHRGIVMRTLVLALIIGFSFLGVANAGQDDPPAPCGPAAQLPAELSNNVGADARCFEIRMYTARPPVDGNGGIDELHQRFRDGEVAIFEKHGAEIIAVWQNLDNPNRLVWMLAYRDRAHREEVWAAFRDDPEWDALLAKYPAPLEGIEVFMLSSSDYSKLK
- a CDS encoding aminotransferase class V-fold PLP-dependent enzyme, whose product is MIVDTNRRRFLQTLAVGGVVHPILSGRAAGVQSHPGQGAEALWEEVRRQFAFRDERVPMNAANLCPSPRVVADRVRELTRDIDVDCSFPNRAKFGPLLEKSREAVAAQLGVTADEIALVRNTSEANNVVNAGVPLDAGDEVVVWDQNHPTNNVAWEVRAARYGLAVKKVTTPVAPSGVDELVGVFERALTPRTRVLALTHVSNVSGLRLPVRELCEMAHRRGIHVHVDGAQSWGALDVDLRDLGCDSFTGSAHKWFMGPKEVGLLYVRADRVEEIWPSIVAPSWGGAVEPRTKGARKFESLGQRDDAALAAVGTTVAFHDRLGMKRVEARVVELATMLKAGLDDAGFELVTPLEPALSGGVAIALVDSARRGAFVDALYERHGIACAATGGLRICPHVYNTAEHVARAVSGARALREERF
- a CDS encoding DUF2490 domain-containing protein codes for the protein MTRIAASHVSLLAVLMVLLGECPVAADDVQSWTEVEVGVLASDRIDWTVGGVARIRDSLGSVYDRRARTDVEFTLSDLASVTLGYILLNRTPAGLGSGHAWDHRLHAGLSYPLLRRGVRVEGTTLYERHVGRRDSGDFNRYRQQVEIERPSARVSPWLYQSLAFERQGFVRSRSRAGVRWRLGSGHSFIGAYQFERRRSGATWRPRHAVLSEWSLDLAARRTSVR